ATGTCATATTTGAAAGCAAGAGCTGTTCAATTCCTTACTAACAGTTTCAAACTCTAAAttgggtatttaaaaaaaaatcaatcattgATTTTttgaataataatcaattaaactGTTTTGAACATAATTATATCTACCTTTTATCTAAAAAGaactaatcaaaatcttaattaaatttaaaataaaaacaattaaactgttttgatttttaaaaaagccATTAAActgttttgattttaaaaaaaatcagtTAAACTGTTATTATATCCATCTCCTGcctataaatataaataattaattaaaatataaattcaattggaaaaaaaaaaaactgcATGTAAACTCAATGCTGTTTCAACTGGTAGTTGGAGCTTTTATAAATAGAATGAGTGTAGTATTGAGCAGAGTATTTTTGTTGCAAGTATAAGCTATCCTCATCTGTCTGAAAAAAGCAGGGGCTATTTTTGTTGCAAGTATTCATCATCTATTGAGCATTGGGCATTAAGGAAGAGTGAGAATTGGAGTTAAATAAAATGATGAGAATGTCAATGGAATCGATGGCAAAATGGAGGAAGTTTTTTGAGGGCGCAGAAGCTGATATTTGCACTCTTATTGAACGTGCAATCCTGGTTGCAGCATCCGATTGTCCTCATCAATTTAAGAAGAGGAGAGACAAGATTATGGAGAAGCTTTAcacatctacatctacatctacatctacatccCACTCTCAACATCAACATAAAAGGTATCCAACATCAATTTCTAGCTCTTTGTGAGAATTGAATGGTCTTTCTATTTATATGCTTAATCTATGGATGAATTCAGGCTTTTTACTTATACCCACTTGCAAGTTCTTTCATTTTGCTTATATATGTTGCTTTTTACTTATACCCACTTGCAAGTTCTTTCATTTTGCTTATATATGTTTCTTTTTACTTATACCCAGTTGCAAAATCTTTTTCTGTGGTGTAATGTAGTAGCTGGAGAGAGGTTGCAAATGAAGAGATAAAATCTACTGGAAATGTTGTTACAGCTGCAATAGCAGGtaattttttatctttgttttctcctTGCATTCTTTTGCTTGGTTTAGTGACAAATTGTATAACATTCATAAGGTTTTGTGTTTTCAGGCACATCTACAATGCAAGAAATGCCTGAAACAAAAATGGATGCCAATCACTGTAGCAAGCAAAACATTGCAGCAGAAAAGACAAGAAATGGGGTGTTAAAAATGGATGGTGAAAAGCATTCAGATATAGAGCATCAATGTACTAGTAAATACAAGGTTTTTAGAATTGGTCCTACTCCAGGGAGACTGAAAATTGTAAGGCAGCGACATATGTCCTCTGAAGAGAATTTGCATGACAAGTTAGATTCCAAGCCTACCTCTCTTCCTTCCCAAGAGAATTTGCATGACAAGTTAGATTCCAGGCCTACCTCTCTTCCTTCCCAACATGTAAGCAAACTTCACTCTGAGATTGAAATTTGATGTCAATGTTACTTCACCTGATTCCAAATTTGTTACAAGTGAAAGACAAAATGTCTTTTAAGTTGAGTTGTGGATGCATTTTATTGCCTGAATCATAAATTTATTTTAGGTTAATTTCATTTTGAAGACATTCTTGTGATATTTTTTGTGCAGAAATTGAACTCTCGTGATGATAAATCTGTAAAAGAGAAGATAGAAGCATCAAAGAAAAGGCTTCGAGAAGGGTACCAACGAGCAGAAAAGGGTTTGTGTTTTTGAAACTCTTAAACTATGTAGTGGGTGGTAATTTATGAGTGAAGTGAGGTAATGAATGACTAATGCTTTTTTGCAGCCAAGAAGCAACGCACAGTTAAAGTAATTGAACTGCAAGACGTACCATCATTCAAATCAATCAGGCCAATTCAGATGCGAAGTTAAGGCAGATATCAAAGATTGAAGATGTTTTCATAAAGGGGTAAAGAAATCATAGATTGGAACTTGTTAGCTACGGGGATGAAATTCTCTTGTTCCTACAATGGGAGATTCTTGAGGTTGAATCTTTGTATTTAGTTCAATTCTTGACATCACATTTGATGATGTGTTATTATAAGTAATCATTTATAGATACTGGCTAGGATGAAGTCTCAAGGTGTCGAAACTGCTGAAAGCAAGCTATTCTGTAAGCTCTGTATTTTGAATGGATGTCATAAAATTCTGAGATCCAGAGGTCACTTCCTTGAGATCCTCTGCTTTATGTAAAAAGTATCCGGCTCTGTAAATATTTGGCATGGGTTTTCCATAATTCATTAAGAATTAATTTTAAGAATGTTCTTCAGGttcatttttatatgtttttattcattcagattcagtgtatatattttttattcatttcGGGATCAGTGATCATTCAGATTCAGTCTATATATTTTTTATTCATGTCAGGATCAGTGATCCATGATCAAAAAAAGATATTGATGAATCATTAATTTAACCTGATACATTAAATGACATATATACACCTGTAGTGAATTCAAAAACATATTTATAAATGTTATTTTCATTCCAAACAAATTTTGAAATGGAAGAATACAATGAAACAATTTTCCAATGTTCTTGAGATTTAGATAAGAGGTTTCTGAACATTTCCCCTGATTCGACTGACCAAGCTAACTGTATGATGATCACTAAATTTACTTTGTATTCAAATAAATCTTCAAGGACTTATGTACACAAGAGAATGTACATTTTGTTGATTGCAATTTAACGGCCATTAAGCTATTATAAGGGGCAAGAAAATTTAAT
This genomic stretch from Cryptomeria japonica chromosome 8, Sugi_1.0, whole genome shotgun sequence harbors:
- the LOC131061479 gene encoding uncharacterized protein LOC131061479, whose product is MMRMSMESMAKWRKFFEGAEADICTLIERAILVAASDCPHQFKKRRDKIMEKLYTSTSTSTSTSHSQHQHKSSWREVANEEIKSTGNVVTAAIAGTSTMQEMPETKMDANHCSKQNIAAEKTRNGVLKMDGEKHSDIEHQCTSKYKVFRIGPTPGRLKIVRQRHMSSEENLHDKLDSKPTSLPSQENLHDKLDSRPTSLPSQHKLNSRDDKSVKEKIEASKKRLREGYQRAEKAKKQRTVKVIELQDVPSFKSIRPIQMRS